TCTTGCTTGGGGCCCACCTCAACCGGGCGACCGAGGTACATCACCATCACGTCATCGGCCACGTGTTGCACCACCGCCAGGTTGTGCGAGATGAACACGTAGGCGGTGTTGAACTCCTGTTGCAGGTCCATGAACAGGTTGAGCACCTGGGCCTGGATCGACACGTCCAGGGCCGAGGTCGGTTCATCCGCCACCAGCACTTTGGGTTGCAGCATCATTGCGCGGGCGAGGGCGATGCGTTGGCGCTGGCCACCCGAGAACATGTGCGGGTAGCGCTGATAATGCTCGGGGCGCAGGCCCACCTGCTTCATCATCGCCTGCACTTTCTCGCGGCGTTCGGCGGCGGACAGGTTGGTATTGATCAACAGCGGCTCGCCGAGTTGATCGCCGACCTTCTGGCGCGGGTTCAACGACGCGTAGGGGCTCTGGAACACCATCTGCACGTCTTTGCGCAATTGCTTGCGCTGGGCCTTGTCGGCGCCGGCGACTTCCTGGCCGGCGATTTTCAGCGAGCCTGAAGACGGCTCTTCGATCAGCGTCAGCGCACGGGCCAGGGTGGATTTGCCGCAGCCCGACTCGCCGACCACGGCAAGGGTCTTGCCGGCTTCGAGTTCAAATGACACACCATTAAGCGCGCGTACCAACGCATGGCCCTTGAACAGGCCACGGGACACTTCGTAGTGACGGGTAAGGTCGCGGGCGGTAAGAACGACGGCCATTACGCCACCTCCTGGTTCAAGGGGTAGAAGCAGCGCGCAAGGCTGTTGCTTTTCGGATCAAGGCCGGGGCGCTGGGTGCGGCAGTTTTCCTGCACATACGGGCAACGCGGCGACAACAGGCAGCCCTGCGGGCGGTCGTAACGGCCGGGCACGATGCCGGGCAACGTGGCCAGGCGTGTCGCGCCGAGGCTGTGCTCGGGGATCGCCTTGAGCAACGCTTCGCTGTACGGGTGCGCCGGAATGTCGAACAGTTGCGGTACCTGGCCGACTTCCACCGCTTGGCCGGCGTACATCACGCACACGCGCTGGGCGGTTTCCGCGACGACCGCAAGGTCGTGGGTGATCAGCACCAGGCCCATGTTCTGCTCTTTTTGCAGGGCCAGCAGCAGGTCCATGATCTGCGCTTGAATCGTCACGTCCAACGCTGTGGTCGGTTCGTCGGCGATCAATAGCTTCGGCTCGCCGGCAATCGCCATGGCAATGGCCACGCGTTGGCTCATACCACCGGACAGTTGGTGCGGGTAGGCGTCCATGCGGCTGGCGGCGCCCGGTATTTCGACTTTTTCCAGCAGTTCGATGGCGCGCTTGCGGGCTTGCTTGCCGGACATCTTCAGGTGCAGGCGCAACACTTCTTCAATCTGGAAACCCACGGTGTAGCTGGGGTTCAGCGCGGTCATCGGGTCCTGGAACACCATCGCCAGGTCTTTGCCGACGATCTGGCGGCGCTGGCGGTTGCTCAGCTTGAGCATGTCCTTGCCGTCGAAGGTCAGCGCATCGGCGGTGACGATGCCGGGGTGCTCGATCAGGCCCATCAGCGCCATCATGGTCACGGACTTACCCGAACCCGACTCGCCAACGATGGCCAGGACTTCGCCTTTGTCGACCGACAGGTCGAGGCCATCGACCACCGGCACGGCGGTTTTGTCGCCGAAGCGCACATTGAGATTCTTGATTTCTAACAGTGACATGGGAATCTCCTCAGGCGGCGTTCTTGAGTTTCGGGTCCAGCGCATCGCGCAGGCCGTCACCCATCAAGTTGATTGCCAGCACGCTGAGCAAAATAGTCAAACCAGGCAGGCTCACCACCCACCAGGCGCGTTCGATGTAGTCACGGGCCGAGGCCAGCATGGTGCCCCACTCAGGCGTTGGCGGTTGTACGCCCAGGCCAAGGAAGCCCAGCGCCGCGGCGTCGAGGATCGCCGAGGAGAAGCTCAAGGTGGCCTGTACGATCAGCGGCGCCATGCAGTTGGGCAACACGGTGATGAACATCAGGCGCGGCAGGCCGGCACCGGCGAGGCGCGCGGCGGTCACGTAGTCGCGGTTCAGTTCGCCCATCACGGCCGCGCGGGTCAGGCGCACATAGGACGGCAACGACACGATCGCGATGGCGATCACGGTGTTGATCAGGCCAGGGCCGAGGATCGCGACGATGGCCACGGCCAGCAGCAGCGACGGCAGGGCCAGCATGATGTCCATCAGACGCATGATGGTCGGGCCGAGCAGGCGCGGGAAGAACCCGGCGAACAGGCCTAACAGAATGCCCGGGATCAACGACATCACTACCGATGACAAACCGATCAGCAGCGACAGGCGCGAGCCCTGGATCAGGCGCGAGAGCAGGTCGCGGCCCAGTTCGTCGGTGCCGAGCAGGAACTGGATCTGCCCGCCTTCGAGCCACGACGGCGGGGTGAGCAGGAAGTCGCGGTACTGCTCGCTCGGGTTATGCGGTGCCACCCATGGCGCGAAGATCGCGCAGAACACGATTAGCAGCATGAACAGCAGGCCGGCAACCGCGCCTTTGTTCTTGGAGAAGGCTTGCCAGAATTCTTTGTACGGGGACGGGTACAGCAGGCTTTGATCGACTGCCGACGCTTGTGTAGGTGTGGTCATGGTCATGATCTCAGCGCTGATGACGGATGCGTGGGTTGGCGAAGCCGTAGAGGATATCCACCACGAAGTTCACCAGGATCACCAGGCAGGCGATCAGCAGAATGCCGTTTTGCACCACCGGGTAGTCCCGCGCGCCAATGGCTTCGATCAGCCATTTGCCGATGCCGGGCCACGAGAAGATCGTTTCGGTCAGTACCGCACCTGCCAGCAGGGTGCCGACTTGCAGGCCGACCACGGTGAGCACCGGGATCAGCGCGTTGCGCAGGCCGTGTACGAACACCACGCGTGCCGGCGAAAGGCCCTTGGCCTTGGCGGTGCGGATGTAGTCTTCGCGCAGCACTTCGAGCATCGACGAACGGGTCATCCGCGCGATCACCGCCAACGGGATGGTGCCGAGCACGATGGCCGGCAGGATCAAGTGATGCAGGGCGTCGAAGAACGCGTCCGGCTCGTCAGCCAGCAGCGTGTCGATGAGCATGAAGCCGGTGCGCGGCTCGATGTCGTAGAGCAGGTCGATCCGCCCGGAAACCGGGGTCCAGCCCAGGCTCACCGAGAAGAACATGATCAGGATCAGGCCCCACCAGAAGATCGGCATCGAATAGCCCGCCAGGGAGATGCCCATCACCCCATGGTCGAACAGCGATCCTCGTTTCAATGCCGCGATCACCCCGGCCAACAGGCCCAGGATGCCGGCGAACAACAGGGCGGCCATGGACAGTTCCAGGGTCGCGGGGAAGAGGGCGGTGAACTCGCTCCATACGCTGGTGCGCGTGCGCAGCGATTCGCCAAGGTCGCCTTGGGCGAGCTTGCCGACGTAATCCAGGTACTGCGCATACAACGGCTTGTTAAGGCCAAGGCGTTCCATTGCCTGTGCGTGCATCTCGGGGTCGACGCGCCGCTCGCCCATCATGACTTCGACGGGGTCGCCAGGGATCATGCGTATCAACGCAAACGTGAGCAACGTGATGCCGAAAAACGTGGGGATCAATAACCCCAATCGGCGCGCAATAAAACTAAACATCTTGGTGTGTACCTCAATCAGCCGGTTAGGCAGGTCCGGCACCGTCCCTGTGGGCGGTGCCGAGCGTTTTTCTTATTTACTTCACCTGGGTAGTGGCGAAGTTATTGGTGGTCAGAGGGCTTTGGGTATACCCCTCGACGTTTTTACGCATGGCGGTAAACATTTTCGGGTAGGCCATGGGGATCCAGGGTTGGTCCTTGGCGAAAACGTCCAGTGCTTGTTGATAGAGTGCGGCGCGTTCCTGGGGTTCAGCGTCGGCGCGGGCCTTGTCGATCAAGGCCTGAAACTCTTTGTTACACCAACGGGCGTAGTTTTCGCCGTTTTTGGCGGCGTCGCAACTCAGGTTCGGCGTGAGGAAGTTGTCCGGGTCGCCGTTATCACCGGCCCAACCGGCCGAGACCATGTCGTGCTCGCCGGCTTTGGCACGCTTGAGCATTTCGCCCCATTCCATGACCTTGATATTCACTTTCAGGCCGATCTGCGCCAGGTCCGCCTGCATGCGCTGGGCGCCGAGCAGCGGGTTGGGGTTGGTCGGCCCACCGCCGTTACGGGTGAACAGGGTGAACTCGGTGCCTTCCGGTACGCCGGCTTCCTTGAGCAGGGCACGGGCCTTAGCGAGGTCGCGCTCGGGGTTTTTCAGCTTGTCGCTGAAGCCCAGCAGGGTCGGTGGGTACGGGCCGGTGGCGTCGACGGCGTTGCCTTTGCCATACAGCGATTCGTTGTAGCCCTTTTTATCGAACGCGATGTTGATCGCGTGGCGCACCCGCGCGTCGCTCATGTACTTGTGGGTGGTGTTCAACGCGGTGTACGCGGTGGTCATTGCGGCCAGTTCATCGACTTTCAGGTTCGGGTCTTTCTTGATGCTCGGAATGTCATCCGGCTTGGGATACAGCGCGACCTGGCACTCGTTGGCCTTGAGCTTCTGCAGGCGCACGTTGTTGTCGGTGGTGATCGCCAGGATCAGCGGATCGGCCGGCGGCTTGCCACGGAAGTACTCCGGGTTGGCCTTGAAGCGCACCTGGGCGTCCTTGGCGTAGCGGATGAAGATAAACGGCCCGGTGCCGACCGGCTTGGCGTTCAGGTCATCGGTCTTGCCGGACTTGAGCAATTGGTCGGCGTATTCGGCGGAGTGGATCGAGGAGAACGCCATGGCCAAGTCGGCCAAAAACGGTGCTTCAGGACGGGTCAGGGTAAAGACGACGGTGTGATCGTCGGTCTTCTCCACGCTTTTGAGCAGTTCCTTGAAGCCCATGCTTTCAAAGTACGGGTAGCCCACGTTGGACTTGTTGTGCCACGGATGTTTCGGGTCCAGCTGGCGCTGGAAGCTCCAAAGCACGTCGTCGGCATTCAGGTTGCGCGTGGGTTTGAAGTAGTCGGTGGTGTGGAACTTGATGTCGTCACGCAGGTGGAAGGTGTAGGTCAGCCCATCGGCGCTGATCTCTGGCAGGTCTTTGGCCAGCGCGGGGACCACTTCGGTGGTGCCGGGCTTGAAGTCCACCAGGCGGTTGAACATGGTTTCGGCGGCGGCGTCAGCGGTCACGGCCGTGGTGTAAAGAACCGGGTCAAAACCTTCCGGGCTGGCTTCGGTGCAGACCACCAGTGGTTTGGCCGAAACGCCAATCGCCACGCTCAACAGCGCGGCAGCCATGGCGGCTTGTAGCGGGAGCATTTTCATTCGGAACCCTCTGCAATCGATGGGACCAGTAAAACGTAGACGGCGGGCTCGTCCTGAGCCCGCCGTTTACCTGGCGCTAATTAAAGAATTTTAAATGGGATGGTGGTGACCAGACGGAACTCTTTGATGTTGCCGTCAGCCTGTTGAGCGCTGCCACGGTGTTCGACGTAGGTGGCACGAATCGCGGTGGCCTTGAGTGGCCCGCTCTGCACGGCGTACGCCGCGCCTACACCGTATTCCTGGTGTTTCTCGCCATCCATCAAACGCAAGTCGCTGCGCGACTTGCCAGCTTCGCCGTAGGCGGTGCCGGTGTAGTGAGTACCGTCGATGCCCCAGCCGCGTGCCGAGTAGACGTTGAACTTCAGGCCAGGCACGCCGTATTCGGCCATGTTGATGGCGTAGGCCACCTGGAACGACTTCTCGTTCGGGCTGTTGAAGTCGGACGTCAGGGAGTTGGCCAGGTAGATGCCGTTGGTTTCGTGCAGGTAGTCGAAGTACTCGTCACCGTTCACTTCCTGGTATGCGAAGGTCAGGCTGTGAGCCTGGTGAGTCAGTCCCAGGGACAACGAGTAGGTATCGTTGTCGATGTCGCCCATCTTCTTGCTGCCGGTGTCGGTGGTCTTGTAGTAGTTCAGGCCGGTGGTCAGTGCCAGGGTCTGTGCATCACCCAGTTCGTGGGTGGCGCCGAAGTAGTACTGGTTCCAGAAGTCTTCGACGTTGGCCGCGAACACGCTGGTTTTCAGGCTCTTGAACGGCTGGTAGTTGAAGCCCAGGGTCTTGACCTTGTCGGTTGTCTGGCCATTGCCGTATTCGGAGCTGAATTTCGACAGGCTCTGTTCGGTACGCGGCGAAACGCGATCGAAAATGCCGCCCTGGAACGACAGGTTGCTGAACTCTTCGCTGTTGAAGCTCACACCCTGGAAGCTGGAAGGCAGCGCACGGTTGCCGATGGTGTCGACGATGCCGCTGCTGAAGTTCTGGCGACCGGCGGTCAGGGTGGTGTTGGACACGCGGAACTGCATGTTGGCCAGGCCCAGTTTGCTCCACTGATCGACTGCATCGCCGTCCGAGCCGGCCAGGGTGCGGTTGGAACCGCCCTTGATATCACGCTTGCTGCGATCCAGAACCAGCGCGTTGTACAGCGCCACTTCGGTCTTCACGCCCACGGTGCCTTGGGTGAAACCCGAGCTGGCGTTGAGGATCGTGCCTTGTACCCAGTTGGTACGGTTGCGGTCGGTTTCAGTCTTGCCGTGTTTTGTGTACGAGAAGGTGCCGCCACGGTATTTGCTTTCGTGGGAGTACCAGTTACGTGTGGTGCCGCCCAGGGTGAAGTCTTCGATAAAGCCCTTGGCCTCGCTTTGCGCGCTGGTGCCGGCCAGCGTGGTAGGCACGAAGTCCTGGCTGGCGGGTTCGGCATAGGCGGTGGCCGTGATGCTGCTGATGGCCAGGGCCAGAAGCGCTTTGCTGCTCAGTTTCATGGGTTGAAGCTCCTTTGGTTCTCTTTTTTATGCCGGTCTTTTTAGGTGGACCGGCTATTGGGTGTGTAACTCGTTCAAGCTATTGCAAACGTTTGCTGTAGGAAAAATCCC
This region of Pseudomonas asgharzadehiana genomic DNA includes:
- a CDS encoding peptide ABC transporter ATP-binding protein — encoded protein: MAVVLTARDLTRHYEVSRGLFKGHALVRALNGVSFELEAGKTLAVVGESGCGKSTLARALTLIEEPSSGSLKIAGQEVAGADKAQRKQLRKDVQMVFQSPYASLNPRQKVGDQLGEPLLINTNLSAAERREKVQAMMKQVGLRPEHYQRYPHMFSGGQRQRIALARAMMLQPKVLVADEPTSALDVSIQAQVLNLFMDLQQEFNTAYVFISHNLAVVQHVADDVMVMYLGRPVEVGPKQDIYARPLHPYTQALLSATPTIHPDPNKPKIKIVGELPNPLNPPSGCAFHKRCPYATARCSTEEPQLRALDNRQVACHYAEQFVA
- a CDS encoding ABC transporter ATP-binding protein, giving the protein MSLLEIKNLNVRFGDKTAVPVVDGLDLSVDKGEVLAIVGESGSGKSVTMMALMGLIEHPGIVTADALTFDGKDMLKLSNRQRRQIVGKDLAMVFQDPMTALNPSYTVGFQIEEVLRLHLKMSGKQARKRAIELLEKVEIPGAASRMDAYPHQLSGGMSQRVAIAMAIAGEPKLLIADEPTTALDVTIQAQIMDLLLALQKEQNMGLVLITHDLAVVAETAQRVCVMYAGQAVEVGQVPQLFDIPAHPYSEALLKAIPEHSLGATRLATLPGIVPGRYDRPQGCLLSPRCPYVQENCRTQRPGLDPKSNSLARCFYPLNQEVA
- a CDS encoding ABC transporter permease subunit, with translation MTTPTQASAVDQSLLYPSPYKEFWQAFSKNKGAVAGLLFMLLIVFCAIFAPWVAPHNPSEQYRDFLLTPPSWLEGGQIQFLLGTDELGRDLLSRLIQGSRLSLLIGLSSVVMSLIPGILLGLFAGFFPRLLGPTIMRLMDIMLALPSLLLAVAIVAILGPGLINTVIAIAIVSLPSYVRLTRAAVMGELNRDYVTAARLAGAGLPRLMFITVLPNCMAPLIVQATLSFSSAILDAAALGFLGLGVQPPTPEWGTMLASARDYIERAWWVVSLPGLTILLSVLAINLMGDGLRDALDPKLKNAA
- a CDS encoding ABC transporter permease subunit; its protein translation is MFSFIARRLGLLIPTFFGITLLTFALIRMIPGDPVEVMMGERRVDPEMHAQAMERLGLNKPLYAQYLDYVGKLAQGDLGESLRTRTSVWSEFTALFPATLELSMAALLFAGILGLLAGVIAALKRGSLFDHGVMGISLAGYSMPIFWWGLILIMFFSVSLGWTPVSGRIDLLYDIEPRTGFMLIDTLLADEPDAFFDALHHLILPAIVLGTIPLAVIARMTRSSMLEVLREDYIRTAKAKGLSPARVVFVHGLRNALIPVLTVVGLQVGTLLAGAVLTETIFSWPGIGKWLIEAIGARDYPVVQNGILLIACLVILVNFVVDILYGFANPRIRHQR
- a CDS encoding ABC transporter substrate-binding protein, with product MKMLPLQAAMAAALLSVAIGVSAKPLVVCTEASPEGFDPVLYTTAVTADAAAETMFNRLVDFKPGTTEVVPALAKDLPEISADGLTYTFHLRDDIKFHTTDYFKPTRNLNADDVLWSFQRQLDPKHPWHNKSNVGYPYFESMGFKELLKSVEKTDDHTVVFTLTRPEAPFLADLAMAFSSIHSAEYADQLLKSGKTDDLNAKPVGTGPFIFIRYAKDAQVRFKANPEYFRGKPPADPLILAITTDNNVRLQKLKANECQVALYPKPDDIPSIKKDPNLKVDELAAMTTAYTALNTTHKYMSDARVRHAINIAFDKKGYNESLYGKGNAVDATGPYPPTLLGFSDKLKNPERDLAKARALLKEAGVPEGTEFTLFTRNGGGPTNPNPLLGAQRMQADLAQIGLKVNIKVMEWGEMLKRAKAGEHDMVSAGWAGDNGDPDNFLTPNLSCDAAKNGENYARWCNKEFQALIDKARADAEPQERAALYQQALDVFAKDQPWIPMAYPKMFTAMRKNVEGYTQSPLTTNNFATTQVK
- a CDS encoding OprD family outer membrane porin; the protein is MKLSSKALLALAISSITATAYAEPASQDFVPTTLAGTSAQSEAKGFIEDFTLGGTTRNWYSHESKYRGGTFSYTKHGKTETDRNRTNWVQGTILNASSGFTQGTVGVKTEVALYNALVLDRSKRDIKGGSNRTLAGSDGDAVDQWSKLGLANMQFRVSNTTLTAGRQNFSSGIVDTIGNRALPSSFQGVSFNSEEFSNLSFQGGIFDRVSPRTEQSLSKFSSEYGNGQTTDKVKTLGFNYQPFKSLKTSVFAANVEDFWNQYYFGATHELGDAQTLALTTGLNYYKTTDTGSKKMGDIDNDTYSLSLGLTHQAHSLTFAYQEVNGDEYFDYLHETNGIYLANSLTSDFNSPNEKSFQVAYAINMAEYGVPGLKFNVYSARGWGIDGTHYTGTAYGEAGKSRSDLRLMDGEKHQEYGVGAAYAVQSGPLKATAIRATYVEHRGSAQQADGNIKEFRLVTTIPFKIL